In the Advenella kashmirensis WT001 genome, one interval contains:
- a CDS encoding MamI family restriction endonuclease, translating into MNDLTSETTFADAPSIIDPGLDPGHPRHASNPTAAALSLLDLHYEAFYDVEPFASQTGHPVPMDTRGWSQILASVLSGINGLARQKGADLADGSDVKGANTWKAIDTPRFNGVIKAGTKALTSDKIESLDVMPHLYLVLWDQTIRDTARCRIWVVRPQHDVLFRGICTNWYDKRTADEISSTNFQLHPPRRNDSNVIRNSCGNLEYPLYFCADVPTAKANVTA; encoded by the coding sequence ATGAACGACTTGACGAGTGAAACTACCTTTGCTGACGCGCCTTCGATAATTGATCCTGGATTGGACCCCGGCCATCCACGTCACGCATCAAATCCTACGGCCGCAGCGCTTTCACTGCTGGATTTACATTATGAGGCGTTTTACGACGTGGAACCTTTCGCTTCGCAGACTGGTCATCCGGTCCCAATGGACACAAGGGGATGGTCGCAAATACTGGCGAGCGTTTTATCAGGGATTAACGGCCTAGCGCGGCAGAAAGGGGCAGATCTGGCTGATGGCTCAGACGTTAAAGGCGCAAATACTTGGAAAGCGATAGACACCCCGCGATTTAATGGGGTAATTAAGGCTGGGACCAAGGCTCTAACTTCTGACAAAATAGAAAGCCTTGACGTGATGCCTCACCTCTATCTGGTGTTATGGGATCAGACGATTAGAGATACTGCTCGGTGTCGTATTTGGGTGGTTCGGCCACAGCACGATGTCCTTTTTCGTGGGATTTGTACAAATTGGTACGACAAAAGAACGGCGGATGAAATTTCGTCGACAAATTTCCAGCTTCATCCTCCTCGCCGTAACGACAGCAATGTAATTAGAAACTCTTGCGGTAACCTAGAGTACCCACTTTACTTCTGCGCAGACGTTCCGACGGCGAAAGCGAACGTTACCGCCTGA
- a CDS encoding helix-turn-helix domain-containing protein, with the protein MSTITIKIGRSVRTLREGRRLSQEALADLAGVSRSFLGEIERGEAVPSIETLQKLADALGEKLSFLITQYERLDE; encoded by the coding sequence ATGTCTACCATAACTATCAAAATCGGACGAAGTGTTAGAACGCTTCGTGAGGGGCGTCGGCTCTCTCAAGAAGCTCTGGCAGACCTGGCTGGTGTGAGTCGCAGTTTTCTAGGAGAGATTGAACGCGGGGAAGCAGTACCGTCTATCGAAACTCTACAGAAATTAGCGGACGCGCTAGGAGAAAAGCTTTCCTTTCTAATTACGCAATATGAACGACTTGACGAGTGA
- a CDS encoding PAAR domain-containing protein — MEGRKIARVGDKTTSQETGDFITDGALATIDGRRIACHGGTTSCGAKLIVPDEGPTV; from the coding sequence ATTGAAGGCAGAAAGATAGCACGCGTTGGTGACAAGACTACTAGCCAGGAAACGGGAGACTTCATCACAGATGGTGCTCTAGCCACGATTGATGGCAGACGTATAGCCTGCCATGGTGGCACGACAAGTTGTGGTGCCAAGTTAATTGTTCCGGACGAAGGCCCTACAGTGTAA
- a CDS encoding transposase — MRAKQAAKMQPRLLALLEQFAHSPAQALAGTLKSWLEPIVRVWRFSKSNGITEGFHTKMEMLSRRAFGFRDLENYRLRVLAQCGWNGVINRVW, encoded by the coding sequence ATCCGGGCCAAGCAAGCCGCCAAGATGCAGCCCCGGTTGCTTGCGCTACTGGAGCAGTTCGCCCACAGTCCCGCCCAGGCACTGGCCGGTACGCTCAAGTCGTGGCTGGAGCCGATTGTGAGGGTGTGGCGTTTTTCCAAATCCAACGGCATCACCGAAGGCTTCCATACTAAAATGGAAATGCTTTCGCGACGTGCGTTTGGGTTCAGAGATCTTGAGAATTACCGCTTGCGAGTATTAGCTCAATGCGGCTGGAATGGAGTGATCAATCGAGTTTGGTGA
- a CDS encoding TIR domain-containing protein translates to MPDIEQLVPSFVRVNRDLTSFWHFIQPKFKTYLERRTYISEEFTGLLDFLEFGQSAGSSAQKSGPKPSVMALPSAKGVATGPVTRNKRKVFMVHGRDNEAKQEVARFVVELGLEPIILHEQASSGMTIIEKIERYTNESDFALVLYTACDHGRGIHETTVAPQNRARQNVVFEHGYLMAKLGRENVCALVKGKIETPNDISGVVYVTLDGYGGWKNAVAKELKACGYFIKGWS, encoded by the coding sequence ATGCCTGATATCGAGCAACTGGTTCCTTCATTTGTTCGAGTAAATCGCGACTTGACTTCTTTTTGGCACTTTATACAGCCCAAATTCAAGACCTACCTGGAACGTAGAACGTACATTTCCGAAGAGTTCACCGGGTTGCTGGATTTCTTAGAGTTCGGACAGTCGGCAGGGAGTTCCGCCCAAAAGTCGGGTCCGAAGCCCTCCGTTATGGCACTCCCTTCCGCAAAAGGTGTTGCCACCGGGCCTGTAACGCGGAACAAGCGAAAAGTCTTCATGGTGCATGGTCGCGATAATGAAGCGAAGCAGGAAGTGGCGCGTTTTGTTGTGGAGCTCGGACTTGAGCCAATAATTCTGCACGAGCAGGCCAGTTCAGGCATGACAATTATTGAGAAAATTGAGCGCTATACCAACGAGTCGGACTTCGCCCTCGTCCTTTATACCGCATGCGACCATGGACGCGGTATTCACGAAACGACAGTTGCTCCGCAAAACCGCGCTCGGCAAAATGTGGTATTTGAACATGGGTATTTAATGGCAAAACTCGGCCGTGAAAATGTATGTGCGTTGGTGAAGGGAAAGATTGAGACACCTAATGACATTAGCGGGGTTGTATACGTTACACTTGATGGCTACGGTGGCTGGAAGAACGCGGTAGCGAAAGAATTGAAAGCCTGTGGCTACTTCATAAAGGGGTGGAGTTAG
- a CDS encoding TIR domain-containing protein, translating into MRKATPSTANQPKISLDEGQLTRGIERLQQRIADLDAVDLHTVQSGTSPELKALERSIEDTLERCFGADTTAAKRYSEAYNLHYHPTVWISGMPDPDYKRITGEKISDAKALLRQAINTLHTDLEDLETAVPVGVPSHSSVAVNAHRVFLVHGHDEAVRETVARFIEKLGIEVIILHEQANSGRTIIEKIEWHSGVGMAVVLLTPDDVGGKTGEDLKPRVRQNVLLELGYFIGVLGRDKVCALKSGNVDIPTDFAGVVWTEMSGEWRTALARELKAAGYEVDWNKVMI; encoded by the coding sequence GTGAGGAAGGCAACACCATCAACTGCGAATCAACCAAAGATTTCTCTGGATGAAGGACAATTAACGCGAGGGATAGAGCGACTTCAACAACGCATAGCAGATCTTGATGCAGTTGACCTGCACACGGTGCAGAGTGGGACCTCTCCGGAGCTTAAGGCTCTTGAACGTAGTATCGAAGACACTTTAGAGCGATGTTTTGGAGCGGACACAACTGCCGCAAAAAGATACAGCGAGGCATATAATCTTCATTACCACCCGACGGTATGGATTTCAGGTATGCCCGATCCCGACTATAAAAGAATTACAGGGGAAAAAATAAGCGATGCCAAGGCATTGCTCAGACAAGCGATCAACACATTACATACGGATCTAGAGGACCTTGAAACTGCCGTGCCTGTCGGCGTTCCTTCGCATTCGAGTGTAGCAGTCAATGCGCATAGAGTGTTCCTTGTTCACGGACATGATGAAGCCGTTCGAGAAACGGTTGCTCGTTTCATCGAGAAGCTAGGTATTGAAGTAATAATCCTTCATGAGCAAGCTAATAGCGGCCGAACAATTATTGAGAAAATAGAGTGGCACTCTGGCGTGGGAATGGCGGTCGTGCTGCTAACACCAGATGATGTTGGAGGTAAGACTGGAGAGGATCTGAAGCCCCGTGTTAGGCAGAATGTCCTATTGGAGCTTGGATATTTCATAGGAGTGTTGGGCCGTGACAAAGTTTGCGCTTTAAAATCGGGCAACGTGGATATTCCAACCGACTTCGCCGGCGTAGTTTGGACGGAAATGTCTGGCGAATGGAGGACGGCTCTTGCCCGTGAGCTCAAAGCAGCAGGTTATGAAGTCGATTGGAATAAAGTAATGATTTAG
- a CDS encoding SIR2 family protein → MSEYFEIAYATASNRLCLFTGTGFSKAVTENDAPSWQGLLESVCDEAPNPTSLKEALFPSTGNNPLDLEEAAQVISIELTNVGKSIHHEIANQIRQLTLKGDTSDLVKFLGTRSFKVITTNYDKLLESLAGNLSCQSLTPGLPIPRSQARVKIYHVHGSVDSPDNMVVTSDDYFKFINAESYFSRKLSTVLHENTIVIIGYSLGDTNLKAIISDYKGFSRNHVIGSNIFLVSRSTVAQHIKDYYSHCYGIRVIDQTEVASFFRQLNAAMPEAEKRMADSIDNIRKVIFENNSFTKNYLRIENTFFEIVSSLAAIGVSINHTRVVKMFGEVISTKIELTRENGAWDQYEHLARWLIYLASILDLKGTSIEKTFLDATLISMNTMRRELYVGYSWHAYKSWANRWSGVIGSNRTLIRNYIETHTTWADALAVVRGV, encoded by the coding sequence TTGAGTGAGTATTTCGAGATCGCATATGCAACTGCATCTAACAGACTCTGCCTGTTCACTGGCACTGGTTTCTCAAAAGCCGTAACGGAAAACGATGCTCCAAGTTGGCAGGGGCTACTCGAATCAGTCTGTGATGAAGCGCCGAATCCGACAAGCCTAAAGGAGGCACTTTTCCCGTCAACAGGTAACAATCCCCTTGATTTGGAAGAGGCCGCTCAAGTTATCTCTATAGAACTAACAAACGTCGGAAAGAGCATCCACCATGAGATCGCGAATCAGATCCGGCAATTAACTCTAAAAGGCGATACATCAGACCTCGTGAAGTTTCTCGGCACCAGATCATTCAAAGTGATCACAACCAACTACGACAAACTTTTGGAGTCATTGGCGGGCAACTTGAGCTGCCAATCGCTAACCCCTGGGCTACCGATCCCACGGTCTCAGGCAAGGGTCAAGATCTATCACGTTCATGGCTCAGTGGATTCACCAGACAACATGGTCGTGACATCAGATGACTATTTCAAGTTCATCAATGCCGAGTCTTACTTCTCTAGAAAACTTAGCACCGTCCTCCATGAGAATACTATTGTAATTATTGGCTATTCACTGGGCGATACAAACCTCAAGGCAATCATCAGCGACTATAAGGGGTTCTCCCGCAATCATGTCATTGGCTCAAATATATTCTTGGTATCGCGATCCACAGTGGCTCAGCACATCAAGGACTACTACTCTCATTGCTACGGAATTCGGGTAATTGATCAGACCGAAGTAGCGAGTTTTTTCCGCCAGCTAAACGCTGCGATGCCAGAAGCCGAAAAGAGAATGGCTGATTCGATCGATAACATTCGTAAAGTCATTTTTGAGAACAACAGTTTCACAAAAAACTATCTCCGGATAGAAAATACCTTCTTCGAGATCGTATCCTCCTTAGCTGCGATTGGCGTCAGCATCAACCACACGCGAGTCGTGAAAATGTTTGGAGAAGTTATCAGCACCAAAATTGAACTCACTCGGGAGAACGGGGCATGGGATCAATATGAGCATCTAGCCCGTTGGCTAATCTATTTGGCCAGCATCCTTGACCTAAAAGGAACCTCCATAGAGAAAACCTTTCTGGATGCGACGTTGATTTCAATGAACACCATGAGACGTGAACTTTATGTTGGCTACTCTTGGCACGCTTATAAGTCGTGGGCCAATCGTTGGTCGGGAGTGATTGGCTCGAACCGGACGTTGATTCGGAATTATATCGAGACTCACACTACTTGGGCAGATGCACTGGCGGTAGTGAGGGGCGTCTAA